The genome window CGGCCGGCGTCGTATGGCGCTGAATGCGGCAGGCGGCAGGCGTCCGGAAGGCCTTCCCGTTCCAATACTCCTCAATGAGGACTCCGGAATCGTCGCTGTCGAAGCGGAAGTCGATAACGATTCGCGAGCACTCGCGATCGACGCTGGCAGCGGCTACAGCTGGATGCGCGGCGACGTCGCGCGCGATCTGCTCGCGCGACACCCAGAATGGCGCCGCGTACACGGCGCCATTGGCGCGGCCAACGCCAATATGGTGGATTTCGCTTTCGAGAAGGAAGGCGACGTGCTGCGCATTCCGAACGTGCGGATCGGCGACCTTCAATTTAGGCAGGTCGGCTTTCTGGGCACGGCGCCCATTTTTGGCTCCTTCGCCGAGGCTCTCTTGGGCGATCTGTTCTGGGACAATTGGCGCAAGGCCGCGCCCGTCGCCGTCGTCGGCTGGCTGGGCGGCAATGCGCTGCGCGACTACCAGCTTACGATCGATTATCCGAACCGCATGAGCTACTGGCGCCGTGAGAGGGCGCCGGACCTAACGGAGCTGGACCAGCCGCCGATCACATTGGTGCGTCAGGGAGAGCGCTATTTGATTGGCGGGGTCGCGCAGACGCGGACGAAGCCGCAAGCGCTGCTGGATGTCGAGATCGGCGACGAATTGCTGGCGATCGACGGTCTCGCCGCGCGGGGCGCGAGCAAGGATGACGTGCTTGCAGCGCTACATGGCGCGCCGGGAGCGCGCAAGCGGCTGACGCTCGATCGTCGCGGCGCGCGGATAGAGGCGGATGTGGCGGTGGAGAGCTTTGAATAAATTGCGGGATAGCTCCCCCTCGGCCTGAAGACGATACTGGCGTCCGTCGCCGTCGGTTTCGTTCAGCGCGACGGCGCCGCCGCCATGGACGTGCCTAACATGAAGCCAATCCAGCGGTAGGTGAGAAAGGCGAATTTCTCCGTGATTACCGGGAGGATATCGACAGGGCCCCGCCAATTGCATTGTTGAAGGCTAGGGAGAAATCACGATCCGGCTCTCGCCGCTGAGCGGCGCGTCCATACTGTAGATCACGTAAAGGAAATTCGTGCGGCGGTCGGCGGAATGATATTGGAATTGGGTCACGCCTGCCCCCTTATTCTGCGGCCTGCAGAAATCGTGGCCTCCAGCGGTGCGCCGCCGCAACCTTGAGATCTAAATATTTCAAAGTCCCCGCCTCACGAACACATTAGGCCTTATGAGCACATTAGGATGCGTCACCGGCAACTGCGCCGAGGAGAGGGGTCGCCTTCAAGTTTCTTTTCGAATCGACCCCGGTGGTCTAATCCTCTTCCAGTACCGATAGATACGGAACCCAATCAATGTTGAGATCCTTTGCAGAAAAATTGATGAGGAATCGGCTCGTCAAGAGGCGGCTTCCCAACGGAGTGGCCATTTTCGTCTCACCCGACAGCCAGCTGAAGTATCTCAAACGAGAGTTTGATCAGGACTTGTCGGCCATCGCCAAGGAATTCATCAGAGACTCTTCCGTCGTTTGGGACGTCGGCGCGAATTGCGGCGTTTTGGCCTTCAGCGCGGCGAAAGCCAGACAAATCCTAGCCATCGAAGCAGACCCCTTCCTTGCTCATGTGCTTCAGGAATCGGTTGCGTTGAGCGGCGTGCCGGTTACGGTCGTGACCGCTGCGGTTTTTTCGAAGCCCTCGCTTGCGAGGTTTTCGATCGCCCGACGTGGTCGCGCCTCAAATTTTCTCACGGACGTGGGGGGGCGAAGCCAAACGGGAGGAGAGCGCTCGCAGATCGTCGTGCCGACGGTAACGCTCGACAACTTGCTCGATATCTCTTTGCCGCCAACATTTGTGAAGATCGATGTGGAAGGTGCGGAAATTGACGTTTTCGAAGGCGCCGAA of Methylocystis sp. SC2 contains these proteins:
- a CDS encoding peptide-binding protein, whose product is MRVIFATLFACLSLEVSVSAASEKKPSAHNEGIPFILDSNRILLDVVFTTPDGHARSALAWFNMGMSTPVLTKPLYRELGVDRGAPLRLAIGEWRLEARADQIVDGDGGVGVPSFTHLFAPRRVEAMLPARMLTNYVLRIDYGRRRMALNAAGGRRPEGLPVPILLNEDSGIVAVEAEVDNDSRALAIDAGSGYSWMRGDVARDLLARHPEWRRVHGAIGAANANMVDFAFEKEGDVLRIPNVRIGDLQFRQVGFLGTAPIFGSFAEALLGDLFWDNWRKAAPVAVVGWLGGNALRDYQLTIDYPNRMSYWRRERAPDLTELDQPPITLVRQGERYLIGGVAQTRTKPQALLDVEIGDELLAIDGLAARGASKDDVLAALHGAPGARKRLTLDRRGARIEADVAVESFE
- a CDS encoding FkbM family methyltransferase, with protein sequence MLRSFAEKLMRNRLVKRRLPNGVAIFVSPDSQLKYLKREFDQDLSAIAKEFIRDSSVVWDVGANCGVLAFSAAKARQILAIEADPFLAHVLQESVALSGVPVTVVTAAVFSKPSLARFSIARRGRASNFLTDVGGRSQTGGERSQIVVPTVTLDNLLDISLPPTFVKIDVEGAEIDVFEGAERLLGQARPTIYFEAGTSTVDRCCEILKAANYTISQRSTTDWLAQPE